A portion of the Sphaerochaeta pleomorpha str. Grapes genome contains these proteins:
- a CDS encoding DMT family transporter, with protein MEPAMNNEKNSLRIKLSVCMLLWGSIGLITRYIGLSAFELAFFRAFFALPVLFLSYRIRGSKGKTTYKVILPYAASGMLIAIAWVALFLGYRYTTISTAVLVYNMCPVYVMILSPLLLKEKLDQFQVLTIIGCFFGLSLLIGTNSVVDKDAIKGISFAFLSGLLYAVVVLLNRKISLSSELNTVDPVYATFIQLCAATLVLLPYQITHNSFYTVIHLGLNQLFLLAVLGVVHTGFAYYFYFTTYRKLEALEIVSFSFLEPLFGILLSVLFLGEHMGIGQLAGGVLILTLTYLNEYRKSRLAIRATVGEIEACC; from the coding sequence ATGGAACCAGCGATGAACAATGAAAAAAACTCATTACGAATTAAATTGTCGGTGTGCATGCTTCTTTGGGGAAGCATAGGGTTGATCACAAGGTATATAGGACTGTCGGCTTTTGAGCTTGCCTTCTTCAGGGCTTTTTTTGCCCTGCCTGTACTGTTTCTGAGTTATCGGATACGGGGATCGAAAGGAAAGACTACCTACAAAGTAATCTTGCCCTATGCTGCAAGCGGCATGCTTATTGCAATTGCCTGGGTGGCCTTGTTTCTCGGGTATCGTTATACGACTATTTCAACTGCAGTTTTAGTGTACAATATGTGCCCTGTATATGTGATGATCCTCTCTCCTTTGTTATTGAAGGAGAAGCTTGACCAGTTTCAGGTACTGACTATTATCGGTTGTTTCTTTGGGTTATCCCTTCTTATCGGTACAAACAGCGTTGTCGATAAGGATGCTATAAAGGGCATTTCCTTCGCGTTCCTCTCTGGCTTGCTCTATGCTGTTGTAGTTCTGTTGAACAGAAAAATCAGCCTTTCCTCGGAATTGAATACGGTAGATCCTGTCTATGCCACGTTTATTCAGCTTTGTGCTGCGACCTTGGTCCTCTTGCCATACCAGATTACCCATAATTCTTTTTACACGGTGATACATCTTGGCCTAAATCAACTGTTCCTCCTTGCTGTTCTGGGAGTCGTCCATACGGGGTTTGCCTACTATTTCTACTTTACGACGTACCGCAAGCTGGAAGCCTTGGAAATCGTTTCTTTCAGTTTTCTGGAACCCCTTTTTGGTATTCTGCTCAGTGTGTTGTTCCTTGGAGAGCATATGGGAATCGGGCAACTGGCCGGTGGGGTTTTGATACTTACCCTTACGTATCTGAATGAATACAGAAAAAGCCGGTTGGCTATAAGAGCTACTGTTGGGGAAATAGAAGCCTGCTGTTAG
- a CDS encoding helix-turn-helix domain-containing protein, producing the protein MQEERHIYYDDDLKIEAYSLQGVVQEFPNHFHNFYVIGYIENGQRHMRCKACDYDLDPGCLILFNPQDNHQCAPINQNPLDYRAINIDIQTMEQYAYEITGKKVQPYFSQHVVFDSDCAQSLARLYTLIVHKAPVLEKEEAFCFLLQQLLLQFCDGTTLTERDALGNFQEIREYLDAHYPENISLEQLARISGCSKSYLVRSFTHTLGISPYRYLQTVRLEKAKDMLQRGKLAVEVAIDCGFADQSHFSNAFKRFIGLTPNQYRQIFLKNAKN; encoded by the coding sequence ATGCAAGAGGAAAGACACATTTACTATGATGATGATTTGAAGATCGAAGCTTACAGCTTACAGGGCGTCGTGCAGGAATTTCCCAATCATTTTCATAATTTCTATGTAATAGGGTATATCGAAAACGGACAGAGGCATATGCGATGCAAAGCGTGCGATTATGATCTTGACCCCGGGTGCCTTATCCTGTTCAATCCTCAGGATAACCACCAATGTGCACCGATCAACCAGAATCCATTGGATTACCGTGCCATCAATATTGATATCCAGACTATGGAACAGTATGCCTATGAAATCACAGGTAAAAAAGTACAGCCTTATTTCTCGCAACATGTTGTATTCGATAGCGATTGTGCCCAGTCTTTGGCTAGGTTGTATACTCTCATCGTCCATAAGGCTCCGGTTCTCGAAAAAGAAGAAGCCTTTTGTTTTCTTCTGCAACAACTGCTCTTGCAGTTCTGCGATGGGACAACGCTAACCGAGAGGGATGCATTGGGTAATTTCCAGGAAATCCGAGAGTATTTGGATGCGCATTATCCTGAAAATATCAGTCTTGAACAGCTTGCACGCATTAGTGGTTGTTCAAAGTCGTATCTGGTCAGAAGTTTTACCCATACGCTTGGCATCTCTCCCTATCGGTATCTGCAGACGGTGAGGCTCGAAAAAGCAAAAGATATGTTGCAAAGGGGAAAGCTTGCCGTTGAAGTTGCCATAGATTGCGGGTTTGCCGACCAGAGTCATTTTTCCAATGCGTTCAAAAGGTTTATCGGGCTCACCCCGAACCAATACCGTCAGATATTTCTCAAGAATGCGAAAAACTAA
- a CDS encoding sulfatase-like hydrolase/transferase codes for MKKKPNIVMIVSDHQLFRHHDEIKRPCFEAFTETATSFEHACCTTPLCGPVRRTMLTGLYPHNHRNLYNQEPAPFERDTYLEVLDAAGYDNYVFGKWHAGPGTALDHRSKGFSPAEYGNPYITGIYKEYLEKNHLPAPLHVIDTVFANENTAQTFPSLVEGNNAYTCDQYWCGEPCFGKTVTPKETHEAFFLSSLACEKLKDLQHSEKPFHMRIDFWGPHQPYFPTQEYLDLYKDVKIPRYPNFDDNLADKPKTYRHMNKPIADDTGNLVIPSVFPWEEWSRYLKIAYAHSTMVDDAAGQIVNQIKKFGLEEDTIILWTSDHGDALASHGGMFDKGSFMTEETIRIPLAIRVPGYDAKKSDALVHSIDFAPTVLDFAGTHFTDKIDGVSLVPIIVGDKQAVRDSLLLESFGQGYRDRTKVRTLIKGKYKYNFTENDREELYDLSSDPYELRNLAQDSDYRMILDSFYTDCISLMEDYGESDHAFMQRIQ; via the coding sequence ATGAAGAAAAAACCCAATATAGTGATGATTGTTTCCGACCATCAGTTGTTTAGGCATCATGATGAAATCAAACGCCCTTGTTTCGAGGCTTTTACAGAGACTGCTACGAGTTTTGAGCATGCTTGTTGTACGACCCCGCTCTGTGGGCCTGTGCGTAGGACGATGCTCACTGGTCTATACCCGCATAACCATAGGAATTTATACAACCAGGAACCAGCTCCATTTGAACGGGATACGTATCTCGAAGTATTGGATGCTGCAGGGTATGACAATTACGTATTCGGTAAATGGCATGCAGGTCCAGGTACTGCATTGGACCACCGATCCAAGGGGTTTTCCCCCGCTGAATATGGAAATCCCTATATTACTGGAATCTATAAGGAATATCTGGAAAAAAACCACCTTCCGGCACCTCTTCATGTGATTGATACTGTATTTGCGAATGAAAACACCGCCCAGACTTTCCCCTCTTTGGTAGAGGGTAATAATGCATATACCTGTGACCAATATTGGTGTGGTGAACCTTGTTTTGGGAAGACCGTTACCCCAAAAGAGACCCATGAGGCATTCTTTCTGTCATCTCTTGCTTGTGAAAAATTGAAGGATTTACAACATAGCGAAAAACCATTCCACATGAGAATCGACTTTTGGGGACCTCATCAGCCTTATTTCCCTACCCAGGAATATCTGGATCTATACAAGGATGTCAAGATTCCCAGATATCCGAATTTTGATGATAATCTCGCCGATAAACCGAAAACGTATCGCCATATGAATAAACCCATTGCTGATGATACCGGTAACCTTGTTATTCCCAGCGTTTTTCCCTGGGAAGAATGGTCTAGGTATCTGAAGATTGCCTATGCCCATTCGACAATGGTCGATGATGCTGCCGGACAGATAGTCAATCAAATCAAGAAATTCGGACTGGAAGAAGATACTATAATCCTTTGGACCAGTGACCATGGGGATGCGCTTGCCAGTCATGGGGGAATGTTTGACAAAGGCAGTTTTATGACAGAGGAGACAATCAGGATTCCGCTGGCAATCAGGGTTCCCGGATATGATGCAAAGAAATCCGATGCACTGGTGCATTCCATTGACTTTGCCCCTACTGTTTTGGATTTTGCAGGTACTCATTTTACAGATAAAATCGATGGAGTCAGTCTTGTCCCAATTATTGTTGGCGATAAACAGGCCGTAAGGGATTCTCTATTGCTTGAGTCCTTCGGTCAAGGGTACCGGGACCGAACCAAGGTGCGCACCCTTATCAAGGGGAAGTATAAGTATAATTTCACGGAGAATGACAGGGAAGAACTGTATGATTTATCAAGCGATCCCTATGAACTGCGGAACTTAGCCCAAGATTCTGACTATCGAATGATTCTGGATAGTTTTTATACTGATTGTATTTCCCTGATGGAAGACTATGGTGAATCCGATCATGCATTTATGCAAAGAATACAATGA
- a CDS encoding sulfatase family protein — protein sequence MKKPNILFLMVDQMRFDALGFATPHLNSLCEDGCQFTECMTTSPICAPARASLLVGKYPHQLGIVNNAPHQIESNSPNWVNTLRKNGYETSVFGKTHYYAYDGSIPDMRKAEAYIQSLGFNVVDEVPGPRVAGRLLSHVTQLWRDQGLIDVYNEDMRRRYGENQTDVNPTVLPQSLYLDSYVGEQGYSYLSDYSGDAPFFSMISFPGPHDPWDAPLEYVKKFEHVAVEQALPDFINANTARPLGDYDKPLPYKRVSKEDAASIRRAYLAKVNLIDKQIGRILCLLKAKSLYENTIIVFVSDHGEMLGDRGRLYKQNFLDSSLKIPFILKQAGPPKRDVSNNLVELLDLGPTLLDLVGIQVPDGQEGKSVCSERRGFVFSEYNGETAVITDEWKMVVNRERKPYMLFDRRNDIAEMYNLAGMDLQIEQDLLSLIVAFLKKK from the coding sequence ATGAAAAAACCGAATATCCTGTTTTTGATGGTTGACCAGATGAGATTTGATGCTTTGGGGTTTGCCACTCCCCATCTAAACAGTCTCTGCGAGGATGGCTGTCAATTCACTGAATGTATGACAACCTCTCCGATCTGTGCTCCGGCAAGGGCCTCTTTGCTTGTCGGCAAATATCCCCATCAGCTGGGTATTGTCAACAATGCACCGCACCAGATAGAATCAAATTCCCCGAATTGGGTGAATACACTGAGAAAAAATGGGTATGAGACAAGTGTATTTGGGAAAACCCATTATTATGCCTATGATGGTTCAATTCCCGATATGCGAAAAGCAGAGGCCTATATCCAATCGCTGGGATTCAATGTAGTCGATGAGGTTCCCGGTCCTAGGGTTGCAGGAAGATTGCTTTCGCACGTTACGCAGCTGTGGAGAGACCAAGGCTTGATTGATGTCTATAACGAGGATATGCGACGGCGCTATGGGGAAAACCAAACTGATGTAAATCCTACTGTATTGCCACAATCACTCTACCTCGATTCCTATGTAGGGGAGCAAGGGTATTCCTATTTATCAGATTATTCGGGGGATGCACCGTTTTTTTCCATGATAAGTTTTCCGGGGCCGCATGATCCTTGGGATGCTCCCTTGGAGTATGTAAAAAAGTTTGAGCATGTTGCCGTTGAACAGGCTTTGCCTGATTTTATCAATGCCAATACGGCTAGGCCTTTGGGGGATTACGATAAACCTTTGCCTTATAAAAGAGTATCAAAAGAGGATGCAGCCTCAATACGTAGGGCTTACCTTGCAAAGGTAAATCTTATAGATAAACAAATCGGCCGGATCCTTTGCCTGCTGAAAGCCAAAAGTCTGTATGAAAACACCATCATTGTGTTTGTTTCCGACCATGGGGAAATGCTTGGCGACAGGGGTCGACTCTATAAACAAAACTTTTTGGATAGTTCCTTGAAGATTCCCTTCATCCTTAAGCAAGCAGGGCCCCCAAAAAGGGATGTTTCAAATAATTTGGTTGAACTCTTGGATTTGGGGCCAACCCTTCTGGATTTAGTGGGTATACAGGTACCCGATGGACAGGAAGGGAAATCTGTATGTTCCGAACGCCGTGGATTTGTCTTCAGTGAATACAATGGGGAGACTGCGGTAATTACCGATGAGTGGAAAATGGTGGTAAATCGGGAACGAAAACCGTATATGTTGTTCGATAGGCGCAATGATATTGCCGAAATGTACAATCTTGCAGGTATGGATCTGCAAATAGAACAGGACCTGCTGTCTTTGATCGTTGCTTTTCTGAAGAAAAAATGA
- a CDS encoding carbohydrate ABC transporter permease: protein MKTNRTVKNAFLGIGLSLLCLLFLLPYLWMIGSAFKARSEMFAYIFPVSWKTFIPLDPTLENFRTLVEMDFLRNVYNSLLLSAVTVLGSLFVCSSMSYIFARFTFKGAKALYAIVIFTMMVPFEARMIPTFLVVQNLGLGDTFTALWLPWLVDAFQIMLFTNHFSQIPSDLHNAAVIDGCPHYKIFYLVMLPNIVPALISGGLIKFFFAWDSYVWPLIILRRPDWQVLGVAIANLFTDQSIAWELVFASSLVSTVPVLILFLLLQKYYIAGMTSGSVKE from the coding sequence ATGAAAACGAATAGAACTGTAAAGAATGCATTTCTGGGAATTGGGTTGTCCCTGTTATGTCTCCTATTCCTTTTGCCCTATCTATGGATGATTGGCTCTGCGTTTAAGGCACGCAGTGAAATGTTTGCCTATATCTTTCCTGTATCTTGGAAAACCTTCATACCCCTTGATCCCACTCTGGAAAATTTCAGGACGCTGGTTGAAATGGACTTTTTACGGAATGTATATAATTCCTTGCTCCTTTCAGCTGTCACCGTACTGGGGTCGCTTTTTGTCTGCTCTTCCATGTCTTACATTTTCGCCCGTTTTACTTTTAAGGGGGCGAAAGCTTTATATGCCATCGTTATCTTTACTATGATGGTTCCCTTTGAGGCACGGATGATTCCTACCTTTCTGGTTGTCCAGAATCTTGGTTTGGGCGATACGTTTACTGCCTTGTGGTTACCCTGGCTGGTAGATGCCTTCCAGATTATGTTGTTTACGAATCATTTTTCCCAGATACCCTCTGATTTGCATAATGCTGCAGTCATAGACGGATGCCCCCATTACAAGATTTTTTATTTGGTTATGCTTCCGAATATCGTACCAGCCTTGATAAGCGGTGGTTTGATTAAATTCTTCTTTGCCTGGGATAGCTATGTATGGCCGCTCATAATTTTGCGAAGACCCGATTGGCAGGTTCTTGGTGTGGCAATCGCAAATTTGTTTACTGACCAGAGTATTGCATGGGAATTGGTATTTGCCTCTTCTCTTGTCTCTACGGTACCAGTATTGATCTTGTTCCTATTACTGCAGAAATACTACATAGCCGGGATGACAAGCGGAAGTGTGAAAGAATAA
- a CDS encoding carbohydrate ABC transporter permease has protein sequence MEKYELKSFRKDKDIVLAIVLFLVPGLVLMVLFQLLPIFTAFDYSFFKINLMNNTRTFVGMKNFKRAFADVEFLSSLWITCKYFLMRVPMQMFFGFLLSLLIVNKTRYTSFLRTVILVPVITSMVVATAILGLMFHPSNGLVNALLAMVRIPAQSFLTDANQALWTIAAITIWKNVGLTMLFFLAGLLSVPASIYEAASLDGVTGFQKHWYVTIPMIRSTIAFIFLTTTIRSFQVFGPVLLTTNGGPAGSTNVVVMHIYENAFTYNQIGYASALSIILAAILIAISIIQQKTKKKG, from the coding sequence ATGGAAAAATATGAGCTGAAATCATTTAGGAAAGATAAAGATATCGTACTTGCCATTGTATTATTTCTTGTTCCTGGATTGGTATTGATGGTGTTGTTTCAATTGTTGCCAATTTTCACTGCTTTTGATTACAGCTTCTTTAAAATCAATCTTATGAACAATACCCGTACATTCGTGGGAATGAAAAATTTTAAAAGGGCGTTTGCTGATGTTGAATTCTTATCCTCACTTTGGATTACCTGCAAATATTTTCTCATGAGAGTCCCCATGCAAATGTTTTTTGGCTTCCTCCTGAGTCTTTTGATTGTTAATAAGACACGATATACATCCTTTCTAAGGACGGTTATTTTGGTTCCTGTCATTACCTCGATGGTAGTAGCTACTGCAATCCTTGGATTGATGTTCCATCCTTCCAATGGTCTGGTAAATGCTTTGCTTGCAATGGTTCGAATCCCTGCCCAAAGTTTCTTGACCGATGCGAATCAGGCTTTATGGACTATTGCTGCAATTACCATCTGGAAGAATGTCGGATTGACCATGTTGTTTTTCCTTGCTGGCCTGCTCAGTGTTCCAGCCTCTATCTATGAAGCGGCCAGCCTGGATGGGGTGACGGGTTTTCAAAAACATTGGTATGTAACGATTCCTATGATCAGAAGTACCATTGCTTTTATTTTCCTGACTACAACCATTCGTTCCTTCCAGGTATTCGGACCTGTACTGTTGACTACCAATGGGGGACCTGCAGGTTCGACCAATGTCGTTGTCATGCATATTTATGAAAATGCGTTCACGTATAACCAGATCGGGTATGCTTCTGCCCTTTCCATAATACTTGCCGCAATTTTGATTGCAATAAGTATTATCCAACAGAAAACAAAGAAAAAGGGCTAG
- a CDS encoding ABC transporter substrate-binding protein, producing MKKPVAMLILIVMASAMLFANGKVEKAPLEESKVLKIFVPQSPGVPQGMEALAKAYMEKNPDTQISVRSVPFGKYKEQLTVMWSSDEVDDIIMSAVTDAPTNAYFGSLLPLDDILDVSQQGLFVPSVIETATYEGHLYAYPFRESCSAMYYNKEYFALAGIEPATLENPWTWSQWKENILAVRDAVEKKNGQRLWGLTFLSNPGAGDFWITPIIRSNGVKGSNTYKAISPDGMTLTGYADTPEAMEAYAFYQDLYQKDNICSLAEVPDAFATGQSITMISFLATASQLNSKFPDLSWGLMPLPYFKTPLTHTGGFAISVSAKTKVPNLAKDFVKFAGSEEGLVTYFKTSGVDLVSRIGFAEKHPELYAKEAQQFFLKNLEMYGEARPITPGYTLYNAIIGFDMFEDIVSGADIEKTVKDKIKIFENQMKNL from the coding sequence ATGAAAAAGCCAGTAGCTATGTTGATCTTAATCGTAATGGCATCCGCGATGCTATTTGCCAATGGAAAAGTGGAAAAAGCCCCGCTTGAAGAGAGCAAGGTTTTAAAAATCTTTGTCCCGCAGAGTCCCGGAGTCCCCCAGGGAATGGAAGCGTTGGCAAAGGCCTACATGGAAAAAAATCCTGACACCCAGATATCAGTCAGAAGTGTTCCTTTCGGAAAATACAAAGAGCAGCTGACGGTAATGTGGTCCAGCGATGAGGTCGATGATATTATCATGTCAGCAGTAACCGATGCCCCAACCAATGCATATTTCGGTTCCTTGCTTCCCCTTGACGATATCCTTGACGTTTCGCAACAGGGTCTTTTTGTTCCGTCTGTCATCGAAACAGCAACCTATGAGGGGCATCTATATGCCTATCCGTTCCGGGAATCCTGTTCTGCAATGTATTATAACAAGGAGTATTTCGCGCTTGCGGGGATTGAGCCTGCAACGTTGGAGAATCCTTGGACCTGGTCTCAATGGAAGGAAAATATCCTTGCTGTCAGGGATGCAGTAGAGAAAAAGAACGGCCAGCGTCTTTGGGGCTTGACCTTCCTGTCCAATCCTGGGGCCGGGGATTTCTGGATTACCCCGATCATCCGCTCCAATGGAGTAAAAGGTTCAAACACGTACAAAGCAATTTCTCCGGATGGAATGACCTTGACAGGCTATGCAGATACTCCGGAGGCTATGGAAGCTTATGCCTTCTATCAGGATCTGTATCAAAAAGACAATATATGTTCCCTTGCAGAGGTTCCGGATGCTTTTGCTACTGGACAATCAATTACCATGATTTCGTTTTTGGCAACTGCAAGCCAGTTGAATTCCAAGTTTCCGGACCTTTCGTGGGGATTGATGCCTCTCCCCTATTTTAAGACACCTCTTACCCACACAGGTGGATTTGCAATTTCCGTTTCGGCAAAAACCAAAGTTCCTAACCTGGCAAAGGATTTTGTGAAGTTTGCTGGTAGCGAAGAGGGGCTGGTTACCTATTTCAAGACCTCTGGGGTTGATCTGGTAAGCCGTATTGGATTTGCTGAAAAACATCCTGAATTGTATGCCAAGGAAGCACAACAATTCTTTCTCAAGAACTTGGAAATGTATGGAGAAGCCAGGCCGATAACACCAGGATATACCCTGTACAATGCCATTATTGGATTTGATATGTTTGAAGATATCGTATCTGGGGCCGATATTGAGAAAACAGTGAAAGACAAGATCAAAATTTTTGAGAATCAGATGAAGAATCTGTAA
- a CDS encoding sulfatase family protein, whose protein sequence is MKGNKKPNIVLFLTDDHAAWANGCYGNPDIVTPNLDYLAGQGIVMQNAFTPTPVCSPGRACLFTGRISSQHGVHDFIGSDPDTVDKNWMQREKLMPELLQENGYETALIGKWHLGQECIGKQGFDYCYTIGPDFPISHRGERIHYRGNEPVQRSGYMSQNITDDTIEYLRNRKDENKSFFLVSGHYATHSPFEGHPERLVEYYRRKGVDTFLKHANYPFGIQRNESLYPSRTDRKEALCQYYAGISQIDESVGRVLDELERQGILENTIIIYTADHGLNCGQHGLFGKANATYPINMVEEDIRVPLIFYAPNYLFSKQVRTEFVDHTDLFNTLLDLAGIEEMKSEKEKRNSPGKSYSCFLTNTEPYGGPWRDVQFCEYGPVKMAKWKNLKLVLYPHKDQNLLFDLDRDPDETVSFYNDERYQGVIENLRILIERHYAAYVVDEFNTQNYENLPRYNNIVAWKA, encoded by the coding sequence ATGAAAGGGAATAAAAAACCGAATATCGTACTATTTCTGACTGATGACCATGCCGCTTGGGCGAATGGTTGTTATGGTAATCCCGATATTGTAACACCAAATCTGGATTATCTGGCAGGGCAGGGGATAGTCATGCAGAATGCGTTTACTCCGACTCCTGTTTGTTCCCCTGGGAGAGCATGCCTTTTTACTGGCAGAATATCTTCCCAGCATGGGGTTCATGATTTTATCGGTTCAGATCCCGATACCGTTGATAAAAACTGGATGCAACGTGAAAAGCTCATGCCTGAGTTATTGCAAGAAAATGGTTATGAGACTGCGTTGATAGGCAAATGGCATCTAGGCCAAGAATGTATCGGCAAGCAGGGCTTTGATTACTGTTATACCATTGGTCCGGATTTTCCCATTTCCCATAGGGGCGAAAGAATCCATTACAGAGGGAATGAGCCTGTTCAAAGAAGTGGCTATATGAGCCAGAATATTACCGATGATACTATCGAGTATCTTCGAAACAGGAAAGACGAAAACAAATCCTTTTTCCTTGTCTCGGGTCATTATGCGACCCATAGCCCTTTTGAAGGCCATCCTGAAAGACTGGTAGAATATTATAGGAGAAAAGGGGTCGATACCTTTTTGAAACACGCAAATTATCCTTTTGGAATACAAAGAAATGAATCTTTGTATCCATCCAGAACAGATAGAAAAGAGGCGCTTTGCCAATACTACGCAGGGATTTCGCAGATTGATGAATCTGTGGGAAGGGTACTGGATGAATTGGAAAGACAGGGGATATTGGAAAACACCATTATCATTTATACGGCCGACCATGGACTGAATTGCGGTCAACATGGCCTATTTGGCAAAGCCAATGCCACCTATCCCATCAATATGGTTGAGGAAGATATCCGCGTTCCCTTGATATTCTATGCTCCAAACTATTTGTTTTCCAAACAAGTCCGTACCGAGTTTGTAGACCATACGGACTTGTTCAATACGCTTCTCGATTTGGCGGGGATCGAGGAAATGAAAAGCGAAAAAGAGAAAAGGAATTCACCCGGTAAAAGCTATTCTTGCTTTTTAACCAACACGGAACCGTATGGAGGCCCTTGGAGAGATGTGCAGTTCTGTGAGTATGGTCCTGTGAAAATGGCTAAATGGAAAAATCTTAAGCTGGTATTGTATCCCCATAAAGATCAGAATCTACTTTTCGACTTGGATAGGGATCCTGATGAGACAGTTTCTTTCTATAACGATGAAAGGTATCAGGGGGTCATAGAAAATTTGAGGATTTTAATCGAACGACACTATGCTGCCTATGTGGTTGATGAATTCAATACACAAAACTATGAGAATCTACCACGCTACAACAATATAGTGGCGTGGAAAGCATAA
- a CDS encoding Crp/Fnr family transcriptional regulator produces the protein MTIQTVIENNEWLQQLFENLPDRYLTRMEYLELPSHKLIIKKGIDNPYIFILVTGEMLVMNEYDNGRNYSYAVKKAPGFMGLLELLAEEKKSTSTVITQCESGFIRIKKQDFATWIQSDFKAYQTVSRYFAKQMYFSIKDVGSIGVFSKKKNMVKYLVLHCKQSVISTGKARLPLNREELAFQLGMSLRTLYRVTASLEKEGLCSLEKGKITVNFQQIELMEEYLENERE, from the coding sequence ATGACGATACAAACTGTAATTGAAAACAATGAATGGTTGCAGCAGTTGTTTGAGAACCTGCCTGATCGTTATCTGACTAGAATGGAATATTTAGAATTGCCTTCCCATAAGCTCATCATTAAGAAAGGTATCGATAATCCCTATATATTCATTCTCGTGACCGGGGAAATGCTGGTTATGAATGAATATGACAATGGCCGGAATTATTCCTATGCCGTTAAAAAGGCTCCGGGGTTCATGGGATTGCTGGAGCTCTTGGCTGAGGAGAAAAAATCTACATCGACGGTTATTACCCAGTGTGAGTCCGGGTTTATCAGAATTAAAAAGCAGGATTTTGCTACTTGGATACAGTCTGATTTCAAAGCCTATCAGACAGTGAGCAGGTACTTTGCCAAACAGATGTACTTCTCAATCAAGGACGTGGGATCTATCGGCGTTTTCAGTAAAAAGAAAAACATGGTCAAATATCTGGTTCTCCATTGCAAACAGTCAGTAATTAGCACCGGAAAGGCAAGGTTGCCACTGAACAGGGAAGAGCTTGCATTCCAGTTAGGAATGAGCCTGAGGACACTATATCGGGTAACAGCTTCCTTGGAGAAAGAGGGGTTGTGCAGTCTGGAAAAAGGAAAAATTACCGTTAATTTTCAGCAAATAGAACTGATGGAGGAATATTTAGAGAATGAAAGGGAATAA